One stretch of Planctomycetota bacterium DNA includes these proteins:
- a CDS encoding SPFH domain-containing protein has product MSVPAVSPPGFPPRPAFVERPLQPWSGWTALVGLVAGIVVPIPLVALLGRALAGTPFSWGGMIPLLAASAAILVPVVSFVCLFGLVAIAPNEARVFSLFGDYKGTARRSGFWWVNPFYTKKAISLRIRNFETGSSRTPEVKDAAGKVVEQQGRTHGRPSKVNDRNGNPVEISAVVVWRVVDTAEASFEVQDYEDFVAVQSEAALRSLATRYPYDSEDHETSLRGSTDEICRQLRADIQERLERAGVEVIEARISHLAYAPEIAAAMLQRQQAAAVVAARAKIVDGAVGMVQMALTHLERDGVVQLDDERKAAMVSNLLVVLCSDRHAQPVVNTGTIYS; this is encoded by the coding sequence ATGTCCGTTCCTGCCGTTTCCCCGCCCGGATTCCCGCCGCGGCCCGCGTTCGTCGAGCGGCCTCTCCAGCCGTGGTCCGGTTGGACGGCGCTGGTCGGTCTGGTGGCCGGGATCGTCGTGCCGATTCCGTTGGTGGCGCTCCTCGGCCGTGCTTTGGCGGGGACTCCGTTCTCGTGGGGCGGGATGATTCCGCTGCTTGCTGCCTCGGCTGCGATCCTCGTGCCGGTGGTGAGTTTCGTCTGCCTGTTCGGCCTCGTCGCGATCGCCCCCAACGAGGCCCGGGTGTTCTCGTTGTTCGGCGACTACAAGGGCACGGCGCGGCGTTCGGGCTTCTGGTGGGTCAATCCCTTCTACACCAAGAAGGCGATCAGCCTCCGGATCCGCAACTTCGAGACCGGCTCGTCGCGGACCCCCGAGGTCAAGGACGCGGCGGGCAAGGTCGTCGAGCAGCAGGGGCGGACCCACGGCCGTCCCTCGAAGGTCAACGACAGGAACGGCAATCCGGTCGAGATCTCGGCCGTCGTCGTCTGGCGTGTCGTGGACACCGCTGAAGCGAGTTTCGAGGTCCAGGACTACGAGGACTTCGTCGCCGTCCAAAGCGAGGCGGCGCTGCGCTCGCTGGCGACGCGCTATCCCTACGACAGCGAGGACCACGAGACGAGCCTGCGCGGCAGCACTGACGAGATCTGCCGGCAGCTGCGCGCCGACATCCAGGAGCGTCTCGAGCGCGCCGGCGTCGAGGTGATCGAGGCCCGCATCAGCCACCTCGCCTACGCGCCGGAGATCGCGGCCGCGATGCTCCAGCGCCAGCAGGCGGCCGCGGTCGTGGCGGCCCGTGCCAAGATCGTCGACGGGGCGGTGGGGATGGTGCAGATGGCCCTCACGCACCTCGAGCGCGACGGTGTCGTGCAGCTCGACGACGAGCGCAAGGCGGCGATGGTGAGCAACCTGCTGGTCGTCCTCTGCAGCGACCGCCACGCCCAGCCGGTCGTGAACACCGGCACGATCTATTCCTGA